CTGGGCCCCGTCATCGCCCTGGTACTCGTGGCCACCATCATCTTCAACCGTTTCGCCTTCCGCCGGCAGTTCGCCGGGGTGAGCGACGGGCAACGTATCGCCAGCTACGACGAGAAGAAGGCCATCCACGACAAGCCGCTCTTGATCAAGTGCCTGGTGGTCCTGGGGCTGACCATCGTGGCCTTCATGATCCACGATTTCTTAGGGCTCCCCCCGGCGGTGGTGGCGTTGGTCTCGGCGGCCGTACTGGCCTTCATCACGAAGCCGCCGATCGAGGAGCTGCTGCACGAGATAGAGTGGCCCACCCTAGTGTTCTTCGCCGGCCTTTTCGTCCTGGTCGGGGGGCTGAAGGCCACCGGCGTCACCACCGCGCTCGCCGGCCTCATCGCCGGTTCCACCTCGAGCGTCCTGGTCCTCACCATGATGATTCTCTGGGGCAGTGCCTTTCTTTCGGCCTTTCTGGACAACATCCCCTTCGTGGCCGCGATGATTCCCCTCTTGATGAGCACCATCGCCCAGTTGGGACTGACCCCGGCCCAGGCCGATCCGCTCTGGTGGGCGCTTTCGTTGGGGGCCTGTCTGGGCGGCAACGGCACCCTGATCGGCGCCAGCGCCAACGTCATCGTCGGCGGCATCAGCGAGAGAACCCGGGACCCCATCACCTTCCGCAACTACCTGGCGGTCGGCCTGCCGGCCATGCTCATCTCCATCGTCATCTGCTCGCTCTACATCTACCTCCGGTACTTCACCTAGCCGTCCGGGCGATAACCCTTCTCCGCGTCGTTTCCAGCCTCTACCTCTGGTTGCGCTACTTCGCGTTCAATTAAAAAAAACGGGGGCCGCGGCCCCCGCTTCCATCGCTACCCCACGGTCAGCGCGAGAGCGCCAGGCCCAGGGGAACGTCGTACCTGCTCCCCGCCACATGCGGACCTTCCGACTTGTAGGAGGCGAGGATATCGTAGTCGATGCCGTGGCCGTCGCAGTCTATGACGATGTATCCCCACCAGCTCCATGGGTCAATGTCACCTTGGCTCTCGAAGAACCAGACGCGGAAGATGTTGTCCACGCCGGACCACGAATCATTGTAATCGCTCGAAACTTCGACGAACCACCAGTAATCGTCGGGGCTCGTGTCCCACTGAGACCAGTAATCGTTGTCCGGGTCGAGGCAGAAGGTCATCATTTCCTCTAGCTTGTCGTTGTCGTACGCCGGGACCTCGTTGAAGTCAATGGCGGTACCCTCTGCCGTGCCGTCCTCATCGCCGTTTTCGTCAACCATGACGGAGTACACCTCGGCATTGTCGTTCTGGAAGAAGATTTCCCAGTACGAGTTTTCCAGCGGACGGCCGAGCATGCACTTCTCGTCGGACAGGACGCAGTCGAAGAAGGCCAGGACGGTTCCGGAATCCCAGTAGCCCCAGTTGTCGTCGTCCTGGGCGTACTTCTTGGCGATATCGTAGGCCCAGTCGAAGGCGTACTTCAGCAATCCACCCCCGCCACCTCCATCGGTGGTGGTGGTGCAGGAGAAAAGTAACGCCACGGCCAGGACCACCGTCAGTATCACTATCTTCCTCATGTTTTTAGCTCCTTTCGGGTGAACGAGTATCAGCTTACCACGACTAATTGAATCATGTTACCAGAGTTGCGGCCGCCGGGCAACAGAAAAGGGGTCGCGGTGACACCGACCCGACCCTCGGCCTGGGTAGTGATGACGTAGGGCGGGGATTTTAATCCCCGCCGCTTTCACCCCTCTCCCTAGCCCGTAGGCGA
This portion of the bacterium genome encodes:
- a CDS encoding SLC13 family permease, yielding LGPVIALVLVATIIFNRFAFRRQFAGVSDGQRIASYDEKKAIHDKPLLIKCLVVLGLTIVAFMIHDFLGLPPAVVALVSAAVLAFITKPPIEELLHEIEWPTLVFFAGLFVLVGGLKATGVTTALAGLIAGSTSSVLVLTMMILWGSAFLSAFLDNIPFVAAMIPLLMSTIAQLGLTPAQADPLWWALSLGACLGGNGTLIGASANVIVGGISERTRDPITFRNYLAVGLPAMLISIVICSLYIYLRYFT